The Flavobacteriales bacterium nucleotide sequence GCTGAGCAACACCTTCAATCAAAGATTGACAATGGGTATAAACCGAATCTATCTCGAGTAAATAATGTGAGGCATTCGAGTCAATTTTGGGGGCAAATTGGGGAAATTTACTTTTCAATTGCTCGGCAACGTATTTCACTCCATCTGCCCAAAGTTTCATATCAAACCAAATATGCGGATCATGCACATTGGCTTGTTCGTTTATCGTTCGTATATTTTTTGTTTCCAACCCATCAGAAACGGCAATGGCTCTTCCTTTTTTTTGAAAATTTTCGAGCATCTCAGTCATTTTTCCTTCCAAATGCAATCCGTTGAAAATGATAACATCGGCTTCGTCCAATTTTTTAATATCGCCATGAGAAGCCTTGTAAAGATGAGGGTCAACCCCAGGTCCCATCAAGGAATTAACTTCCATAAAATCCCCGCACAAATTCTTGACCACATCGGCAACTATGTTGGTGGTGGCCAACACGTTTATTTTTTGCTCTTTTTCTTCCGTCTGATTTTTGCATCCAGAAAATATCAAAGCGAAAATCGATAGAGCAACATATATTTTATTAAAATTCATTAAGGCAAAAATAACTGATTTGAATGTGTTTGGTTTTGAAAACGGCCATAAACAGAACAGCCGACTCTCGTCGGCTGCCTTAGATGTCGTAAAACCAATTAATCTTCGTTGTAAGAAAACTTATTGACTAAATAATAGATACAATTTTAACGGTATTGGTCGAGGATAAGTTTATTTACATTGTCAGATAAATGTCATCTAAATTTCATTTTTTCATTTTCCCATAGTTTTGCACTTACTCCATAGAGAAATAATTATCCCGTATTTTCGTTGGCAAATAGTATTGAAAAAACTCCTCATCATATCTCTTCTATTCACATTGTTTGCCCATGCAAAGGGTCAAGACACTATTAGTCGTGACACTGTATCAAGTCCTAAAACAATGCAAATTGATAGCGTTGAACTTCGGTTTGGCATGCTTTTGTGCGATAGTTTAAGCGAATTGGCCGATTCAATTTTTTCTGCATTAAAAACCAAAAAATTCGAGGCCTTAATGCCTTACATACCCACCACCGATATTTTAAAAGAGCATTTTGACACCATTGAGCTTAATCAGTTGCAACGTTTGGCAGATATAAAATATCAGGTAATGGTTCGCAGCCTGCAAAAAGACCATTTCAAAATGAATAAGTATGCCAAGGCCATGCACTATAACCTAAAAACAATGGAGCTAATAAAAAGGCGTATAAGCACTAAAAAAGGTGAAAGTGGCACCGAATATGCCGAAATTACCTACCTCTGCAAGAGCGGGAAATATACATTTTACATTACCTTTTTGGCTGTTGAAATGGTAAACAGATGGTTTATTGCCGACCAATTGCAAATTGTTGAATTATAAATCTAAATGCTGGGCTTAACCCGCGGATATACCTCATAATGATCTTCGAACATTATAATTACATCCTCTTCGGTAAAAATAATGTTTTGCTTTACTGGCTTGGCTTCCAAACCAATAGTTGAAGATTCTGATACGTTCGATTTTGGCAGAAATACATGATTTAGTGCTACATATTGCAATATCAAAAGCGACCAAAACAAAACTGCACAAACAAAGACTACTTTTTTTCTCATAAAAATACTTTTGTTGGTAAACTTAACGCACGAATATCGGGCTTTGTTGTAATCTTGTGTTTCATACAATTGTCAAGAAATGAAAATTCATTTAATATCAATAGGTGGAGCGGTAATGCACAATTTGGCTCTTGAGTTGCAACGTCAGGGGCATGACATAACTGGCAGCGATGATGAAGTTTTTGAGCCATCAAATACCCGTTTGCTTAATGCCGGATTGTTGCCAAAAAAAATGGGTTGGCATGCCGAAAGTATAACCAACGATATTGATATTGTGATATTGGGAATGCACGCAAAAAGCGATAATCCGGAACTAATTGAAGCCCAAAAATTAGGTCTGAACATCCAATCATTTCCCGAATTTGTTTACAACCAAAGCAAAAACAAAACCCGGATAGTGGTGGCCGGAAGCCACGGAAAAACGAGCACTACAGCCATGATTATGCACATTTTAAAAAATCAAAACATTGATTTTGATTATTTGGTTGGCTCCAAGTTGGAGGGTTTTGAGCTGATGGTAAAGTTGAGCGATGCTCCCTATATTATTCTAGAAGGCGATGAATATTTAAGCTCGGCCATTGATTTAAGGCCCAAATTTTTGTGGTACAAACCCCATATTGCCATCATTACCGGCGTGGCTTGGGATCATATCAATGTTTTCCCAACTTTTGAAAATTATGTAGAACAATTCAAATTATTTTCCGAAACTATTCTGCAAAACGGAAGCCTGATATATTACAAAAATGATGAACCTTTGGCACATATTGCCCAGGACATAACACACGCAAAAACCATTGCCTATCAAGGGCTTAACACTATCATTGGTAAAGATTCAGTGTCCGTAGATTTTAATCAAAAATTGTTTGTAATGAAAGTTTTTGGTGAGCACAATTTTCAAAATATGGAAGCCGCAGTTTTGGCTTGCAAACAAATGGGTATATCAGAAGAAGAAAGTTTAAAAGCAATGCAATCATTTGTTGGCACGGCCCGAAGGCTCGAAGAGGTTTACAACAAAAACAATATCATTATTTACAGAGATTTTGCTCATTCTCCGAGCAAAGTAAAGGCCACCGTTGACGCGGTGAAAAATAGGTTTCGAACACAAAAAGTCATTGCTGTTTTAGAGTTACATACCTATAGCAGTTTAAACAAAGATTTTATGCCGCTTTATAAAAATACGATGAAAATGGCCGATGTAGCTTTTGTGCATTACAACGAACATGTTTTTGAAATGAAACGCATGGAAGTTTTGGATGAAATGTATGTTAAATCTCAATTTGGAAATGTTGAGGTAGAAACAAATATTGACCAACTTTGGCAAAAATTGCACAATCTTGTGGACGAAAACACCATTTTTCTGATGATGAGTTCTGGTAATTTTGGTGGCAAAGACGTGTTAGAATTGGTACACTAATTATCCGGCATGTCGGTCGTACGCCTTAATAATTTCTTTTACCAATTTGTGCCGCACCACATCTAAAACGGTAAGTTCTACAATAGAAACGCCTTTAATATCTTTTAAAATATCAATGGCTTTTCTCAAACCTGATTGTTGGTGCTTGGGCAAATCAATTTGACTCAAATCGCCATTAATAATCATTTTGGCATTTGGCCCCATTCGGGTCAAAAACATTTTTAGTTGCACCGAGGTTGCATTTTGTGCTTCATCCAAAATAACGAAGCAATTATCTAACGTTCGGCCACGCATAAAGGCCAACGGAATAACCTCCAACGTGCCATTTTCGATATATTTATTGTATTTATCCGTCGGAATCATATCGAGCAACGAGTCATACAACGGTTTTAAATATGGATCGATTTTTTCTTTTAAATCGCCGGGCAAAAAGCCTAAACTTTCTCCAGCCTCTACGGCAGGTCTTGCCAAAATTATTTTCTTTATCTCCTTTCTCTTCAAGGCTCTAACGGCCAATGCCACACCTGTGTAGGTTTTGCCGGTTCCGGCAGGACCAATGGCAAAAACAATATCATTATTTTCTACGGCCTGCACCAGTGCCTTTTGATTTTCGGTTCTGGGTTTTATTATTTTCCCTTTATTGCCATATACCAGCACGTCCGAGTTAAAATAATTTTGACTGTCGGTTGGCTCAAAATTATTTTGCAAAATTCCTTCCACTTCGCCCTCCGTTATATTTGGATTATTCAACAATTGGGCAATTAATAGACCTAATTTTTTTTCAAATTCTTCAATTTCTTCCTTCGCACCATTAGCTTTTATCTCATCTCCACGCGAGGTGATTTTAAGTTTTGGAAAATGCTTTTTCAAAAGCACCATGTTTTGATTAGAAGTCCCGAAAAAAACACTCGGATTAATCTTTTCGATTCGTATAATTTTTTCTGTCAAATGAATTTCGTTTTTAAACCTAAATACTAATTTCGTTCCAAATTTAATTTACTTTTTCCCAAATATTTGAGTCTAATAAGTTTAATAACAGATTTTGGCGAAGGGTCGATATATGCGGCCCAATCAAAGCTTTGGTTATACGCCAATCTGCCCGATGTTAAATTGGTAGAAATAAGCCATACCATTGACCCATCTGATGTACACAACGGTGCTTATGCGTTTGAATTATTGCTTAGCCACCACACCGAATCAACGATTCACATTATAGCAATTGATTTTGATGAAAGAGTTCATCATCAAGAAATACTTATTGCAAAACATCAAAACCAATACATTATAACATACAACAGTGGTTTTTTACCCCTTTTGGGTATAGACTGTCTCAACTCAGAAATTTGGATGGCCAAAACATACTCTGGCAATCATTTTTTAAGTATTGTTGAATGTTTTGGACATTTGGCAAAAGATATTTTGAATAAAAATTTGAACAATTATTCAAAACTCGACCATCAAAAATTAAGACTTCTAAATGCTCAAAAACCCACCTTTGCCGACAATCTTCTTCGAGGAAAAATAATATTCGTTGATAGTAGAGAATATGCATATACGAACATCCACCAAACTGATTTTGACGAATTTAAGGGTTCAAAAGATTTCAATATTTTGTTGGGAAGACATGTAAAAATAAATCACATAAACCAATCTACCGAACTAATGGCCGGTGGCAAAACCTATTGTTTTTTTAATTCGGCAGGATATTTGACCATTGGGGTGTATAGAGACAGCACAAAAAAAATGTATAATTTGCAAAAAGACAGTATAATTTTAATTGAAAAAGAATGATTGTCAGACTTGTAAAAATGACTTTTCGGGCAAACGAAACATCCAATTTTGAGCAGCTTTTTACCAAAGTGCAACCCTTAATTTCAGGCTTTGAGGGCTGTCTTGGAGTGGAATTATTGAAAGGTACAACCTCCGAAAATAAGGCCTGCGTTTACTTTACAAGAAGTTTGTGGATGGAGGAAAAAAATTTGGAAGCCTATCGAGCCTCTGGCCTATTTGCCGAAACATGGAACGCCACGAAAGCCATGTTTGCAGAAAAAGCAGAAGCTTGGTCAACAAAAATAGTTTCCAATGAAATTTAGATATTAAATATTAACAGTGTATAATTGTTCGTTCAAGAAAACATGGTAGCAAAAGTGAAGGCAAACATCAAATTCGTATTAGGCGTAGTAGCGTTATTTCTTTTTTCGGCATATCAATCAAACGCACAAGATTGTGCCGACAATATTGCATCGGCCATAGATGGCAACTTGATAAAACGGGCACTAAAACTGGCTGATGATGCCATGGAAGATGAGGCTTGTAAGAAAGATCCCGAAGTTTATTTTTTGCGTGCCGAAGTGCTTTACCTCGTGTCGAAAGATGAATTTTTAAAAACAAAATATCCGGATGCCATAAAGGATGCCATCAAATCCATTGACAAAGGAATGGCAAAAAACAACAATCAGATACCTTCATCAAAAGACGAATTGATAAACAAACTGGTTGAGGAAAATAATCTTTTAGGTGAGTATCAATATAAAATAAACAAATACACCCAGGCCGTAAAAATTTATGAAAAAAGCTACGAGCTAAATGGTGACGAAAAGGCATTGTATTGGATTGGGAAAAGCTACTTGCAAGCCACTGACACAGTATTGGGCGAGCAGACCTACAAACAACTGCTGTATTCATTGGACGAACAAATTTTCTCGGAAAAAAAGGTGGACAAACTCTTTGCTGATGCCTACATCTATTATGCCGACAAGCATTGGAGATTGAAACAATATGACTCTGCCAATTTTTATTTAGAAAATGCAAAAAAAGCATTTAAGGATAATGCCAGAGTGGACTATTTCTTGAAAGAGGTTGCCAAACAACAAATAAACGAATTACCTCCTTCGAGTCTCATGATGCTAAAAATCAACAACATGATGAAATATTTTCCGACAGACTCCTTTTTTATAAAAAAACAAAATGCCCTTTATTTATACCTACTTCGAAATCATTTTGACCACAATAATTTGTCGGAAATAGACACGATGCTCAAATACATTTCTGCCGAAAAAGTGGCCAAAATGGCCTCAAAAGATGTCGAGTTAATAAAAAAATCAGATCAATTTATTGAATCAAAGCCTGAAAATGTATTGTGGGATTTTGTAAAATACTATTCAAAATTCGACTACCCGAACATCTCTAACTACATTGCTCAACTCTATATCGAGATGACTGCCACAGGAAAAACGCCTGCTGATTTAAAACAACGTTACAATATTATAATTGATTTTGCAGCCAAAAATCACTCATTGGCATTGGCTAATCAGCTGCTCGAGTTTGCTTCGGCCAAATATGGCGATGCTGATTTTGTTGCCACCCGAACTTCTCTTATTTCAAAATATAAAGCCAATGATTTGTCAACCGCTGACCAAGGTGCTTTGTATGCTATGTTGGTAAAGGCAAACCCAAATTTATCCAAAATGTCGGATGAATTAAAAGAGGTTGCTGAAAAATACATAAACAGCTTGGTAAAAGACAAAGAATACGTCAAGGCTAAACCCATTATTAATCAACTCATTAAGGCCCAACCAGATGTTACACTTTGGCAGGATAAGCTGAGCTATTTGGCAAAAGAAGATTTCTATTACAACTACTACATGACCCGTGTAATGGATGAAACCACCGCCGGAATTTTAGTTAAAGGTTATGAATGGAATGGTTCTGTAGCGGGTTGCAACCCCGGAACCATTGACCCAAAAATTCAACAAAAAGTAGAGGATAGAATAAACTATTTTAGACGGCAGACCGGCTTAAAATCTGTTTATCTTGATGCCCAACTGAATGACTGGTGTCAAAAAGCGGCTCTAATGATGGAGGTGAATAAAACATTGGATCATTCTCCAACAACAAAGTGGAGCTGCTTCAGCGATGACGGTGCGGAAGCCGCAAAATATAGCATGCTTACAAAAGGAGTTACTACAGCTATTGCCGTTACCTCCTTTATGGCAGACAACCAGAATCCAAGTGTGGCTACAAGAAGGTGGCTACTCTACCCCAATGCTTTGGCCATTGGGCATGGTTCAACCGAAAATGTGTGTGTAATATGGGCAATGGACGACAGCGGCAGTGTAGATACCAATGTCTATAAAGAAAAATTTGTTGCCTGGCCGCCGGAAGGAAATTTGCCTAAAATGTTGGTTTTTGATTATTGGTCGTTCTCCACAAAACAAGATTTGAAAGGAGCCACCGTGACCATGAAAAAAGGAAATGAAAATATTCCATTAAAAACTCAGGAATTGGTGGATGGCTACGGCCTGCCTACATTGGTGTGGAAGCCCGAATTCAATGCTAAAGACATAACAGAGGATACTGTTGTGGCAGTTTCTGTTCAATTAAGAAACGGAAGAAAATATGATTACAAAGTAAAAGTAATGAATTTTGACGCGGTTGGATACTAAGTGCTTGCAACTTTTGGGTTCAATTAATCGTCATATTTAAACTACCGCACAAAATTGCGGCATCATGTTTGTATTTTTGAGACAAACATCGGTTGACAGAACAATAATTTTGCGTCTCTATTTGTCCTTTATCCTGCTTATTGGGTTATATGTTTCGGCATATAGTCAGCAGTATTTTACCCAAAACAAGGGTCAATGGAATTCAGAAGTTTTATTTAAAAAACAAGCCAACGGAGCCGTTTTATATTTAAAACCTCAAAGTATTTCCGTATTGCTTTACAACGACCAACAATGGTCCGAATTGGTCAGTCATCCTAAACACAACGAAAGAAAGTTGTTTAAAAACAACACTAATTCAAATACAGTTGATTACCATCACTACATAATGTACTTCGAAAATTCGAACAATGTTGTACCTCAAGGTGAACAACCCAGCAGTTACGTTATCAATTATTTTTTAGGAAATGACAGCACCAAATGGGCTTCCGGCGTTCGAGACTTTGGATTTGTTCGATACGAAAATTTGTATGACAACATTGATTTACTTGTCTATGGCCACGGAACCTCGCTGAAATATGATTTTGTGCTGAAAGCAGGAGCTGATATTTCACAAATAAAAATTCGGTATGATTACGTCGATAATCTGGATTTGCAAGGCGATTCGCTCATCATAAAAACTTCGCTGGGAAGCTTTTCAGAAAAAATACCTATCAGTTTTATTGAAGAAAATGATTATAGAACAGAAGTTTCTGTTCGATTTACTCTATCCGAAAATACGGTTCAATTCGTATCAGAAACTACCCCTACCCTGAATCAAACAATGATTATAGACCCCCAAGTGGTTTTTGCAACCTATGCAGGAAACAGCGTTGACAATTTTGGCTTTACGGCAACTTATGACGAACAAGGCAATTTATACTCCGGAGGCATAGCCACTGCACCCGATTTTAGTTTCAACAAAAATGGCTATTACCCCACAACCGTTGGAGCTTTTAGCACGACCTACAGTGGTGGAGATGAACAAGGAATCTATAGTTTTAAGTGTGACATAACCCTCAATAAGTATAGTAACGACGGCAAAAAATTAATCTCTGCCACCTATTTGGGTGGAGAAAGCAACGAATATCCGCACAGCATTGTGGTGGACAAAAACAATGAGTTGGTGGTTTTTGGTACCACATTTAGTGACGCATTTCCAGTTTCGGCAAATGCTTTTCAAAAAAACAACAAAGGTTTAAGCGATTTAATAATAACCAGATTTACCGCCGACTTTTCTAACCTTGTAGGAAGCACCTATTTGGGTGGCGATAGCAAAGACGGGTTGAATGAAGAACCGGTACTCAATTATTTCTATGCCGACAATTTCAGAGGAGAAGTTCAAATTGACAAAACCGGCAATATTTGCGTAAGTAGCTCTACATATTCTGATAATTTTCCGACCGTTTCGGCATTTCAATCAAAAATTGCGGGACGACAAGATGGGGTGTTTGTTCAACTAAAATCAGACTTGAGTCAATTGTTTTGGAGCACCTATTTAGGGGGTAACAGCGGAGATGCGTTATACTCGGTAGATTTTGATACAGCCGGAATTATTTATTTGAGTGGTGGTACAAAAAGCAGCGATCTTACAAATTCTACAGCAGGTATCGGTACCAAATTTAATGGTGGTGTGTGCGATGGTTTTATTGCAATGCTCAACCCATCTACTAAAGCCTTGATAAAAACAGCCTATTGGGGAACTAATAGCTACGACCAAATATTTCATCTCGAAATTGATTATGAAAATAAAATATATGTGGTAGGCCAGAGTCAAGGCAATATGCCAATTGTGGGCAATGTGTACAACAACCCAAGCAGTGGCCAATTTATTTCAAAATTTGACGACCAACTGAACAACTTGGAACTTTCAACAGTTTTTGGATCTGGCAATGGAGCCATTGATATAACCATTAATGCCTTTTTGGTTGATGAATGTCGAAAAATATTTATTAGCGGTTGGGGTGGCGAGACAAGTCAAAAATCCTTTAGTTCTACGAGTAAATTGACCATAACACCAGACGCTTATCAGAAAACAACCGATGGCAGTGATTTCTATTTGGTTGTATTTAGCAAACAGGCCAAACACTTGCTTTATGCCACTTGGTTTGGTGGATATAAAACCCATGACCATGTAGATGGCGGCACCAGCAGATTTGACAAAAAAGGAGTTATCTACCAATCGGTTTGTGCAAGCTGCCCAATGGATAATTTTACACATGCCATCAGCGATTTTCCAACAACAAAAGGAGCTTATGCCGAAAAAAATGTTAGCCCACGATGCAGCAATGCGGCATTTAAAATTGCTTTCGGAAACCTGAATAGGCCGCCTTATTTGTCAAACCAATTATTTCATGTAAAAGCACTTGACACTCTAAATTTCTTGTATTCCATAACTGATGTGGATGAAGACTCCATTTTTGTAACCCTAAGCCCAGATGCAAAGACGGCATCTCAACTAATAAATTTCAAAGCACAATCAAAAGCATTAGAAAAATGGCAACAAAACATTGCTTTTACTGCAGCATGTGGCAGTATTGGAGACACCCTATCCATCAAGGTTTATGCCATTGACCAAGGCTGCCCGGGAGTATTAGATAGCTCTGCAACAATTAAAATAGTGGTTGACCCACCACCAATTCTCGACCCGCCACAAACAATATGTTTAAATTTTGTGGGAGATGACGCAATAATTATTGAGTGGGACAGTATTTCGTTTTCTAAATATTATCAAAGCACAACCCTCTATCGAATAGACCCCAGCGGAAAAACAACGAAACTAACAACCGCGAATAATATAGCAGGGGGAAAATATCAAGACAACAACTTAATTAAACCAAAACAAAATGAATACCGCTATTTTTTGGTGGTAACCAACAAGTGCAACGTTGATGGTCCCTCGTCATACGAGGTTTCTACTACCAAAGAGTTTTTATTTCCAATAGAAACCACTTATATAAAAACTGCCACCGTAACAGATGACGACCACATCCAAGTTGTTTGGTTGCAAACTACTGAGGCTGATTTTGGATACTATGAAATATTAAGAAAAAGAAATGGAGACAACCAAGCCTTCGAATATTTTGCATCTACTTTTAATAGAGAAGACACCTTTTTTATTGATAATCAAGCCAATGTAAATGAACAATCATACTGTTACGTTATTGTGGTGCATGACAAATGTGGTCATTTTAGCAAACAAAGCAATGAGGGTTGTACCATTGTTTTGGAGGGAGTAAGTGTCCCATTCAAACATACTATTTGGTGGAACGATTATACTGATTGGCCAAACGATGTGAATGATTATTCCATCAGCAGATGCGTTGATACCGGACAACTTGCACTTTATGACCTTGTTGATGGCACAACCACAACCTTGGTTGATACTACTTGGGATTATTGCTGGGGTGGCTATTGGTATAGAGTAACGGCATACGAAAATGGAGGCTTAGGTGCCGAAAGCCAATCGAATCGTATCTATTTGGTGCAACCTCCGCTGCTGCATGTCCCGAATGCATTTACGCCAAACGGCGACAATCTAAACGAGACTTGGGGCATTGTTCCAGTATTTGTAAAAGAATATGAAATAGAAGTATTTAATAGGTGGGGAGAAAGAGTTTACTCCAGCGAAAACGTAAAAGAGGATTGGGCCGGATTTTACAAAGATTTGCAGCCCGGACAAACCGTATATATTTACAAAATAAGATATACCGGCTGGGACAGAAGCGTTCATCATCGCACCGGAACTGTAACCGTAATTAAATAATGCACAACTGTTAAAATACTATTTACTGACAATTTTGTAACTTTACCTTTTCAATAATTCCAAAAATTAAATATATTTTTGCACCTCACTTAAATTACTGCTTAAAAAACGATGACTGTGCAATTAATAAAAAAGTTATCCAACCATCACATACCAAGATGGGTGGTTTTGAGCATAGACATGATACTTGTTTCTTGTTCATTTCTTGTCTCTTTTGGCATAATCCACAATCTTAAACTTGAAAGTTTTACCTATAAACAGCTTGCTGCTCCATTTGCTTTAACCCTTATTCTTCGGGCATCGGCAATCATGTTAACGAAATCTTACAAAGGAATAATACGATACACAAGCATTCAAGATGCAAGTCGAATTTTCATCGCAATGATAGTCAGCTCGTTGGCCTTTATTGCTATTCGGCAGTATTTTTTGTATGTGCAAGGAGTGTTTATTCTCGAAAGATCCATTATAGTTATGGATTTTTTTATCTCGCTTGTGGCACTCATATCTATGCGGGTTTTTTACAAAGTAGCCTTTAAAAGAATTACTCAACAAAATTCAACCAACATACGTAATGTTATTATATATGGTGCAGGTCATACCGGATTAATGGCAAAAAGAACCATTGAAAGCACACAAAACAGCAACTTAAAAGTGGTTGCTTTTTTGGATGACGATAGAAAACTTTCCGACAAATCTGCTGAGGGAATACCCATTTTCTTTTTCAACAAAAAATTTGACTATGTTTTAGAAAAATACAAACCCAAAGAAATAATTATTGCAGTTCCCAACATACAAAGTCAGCGAAAAAAGAAAGTAATAGAGCTTGGTTTAAAACATGATTTGGTGATTAAAAACGTACCACCTATTGAGAATTGGATTAACGGAGAATTTACGTTTAAACAAATAAAAAATGTGAGTGTTGACGACCTTTTAGGTCGCGAACCTATAAACCTCGAAAATAAAAATATAAAATCTGAAATAAGTGGCAAGGTGGTATTGGTTACCGGAGCAGCCGGCTCCATTGGTAGCGAACTTGCAAAGCAATGCAAAGCCTATAACCCCAAATATTTGATTTTGCTTGATCAAGCAGAAACCCCGCTCTACGAAATCGAATATCAGCTGGCATCAAAAAACGTAGAGGTTGTCATTGGTGATGTTTCCAATGAAGGTAGAATGCAGCGTGTGTTTGAAGCTTTCAAGCCAGATGTTGTTTTTCATGCAGCTGCCTACAAGCATGTTCCGCTTATGGAAGACAATCCGTACGAAGCATTGAATACCAACGTTTTTGGCACACGGCTAATGGCCAATTTGGCGGTTAAGTATGGAGTAGAAAAGTTTGTTCTAGTATCTACCGACAAGGCCGTAAACCCAACAAATATTATGGGTGCCAGCAAGCGAACCGCCGAAATATATGTTCAATCTCTCAATAACTTATTAGAGTTGAAAGACGACCACCATACCAAATTTATCACCACACGTTTTGGCAATGTTTTGGGTTCTAATGGGTCGGTAATTCCCCGATTTAAAGAACAAATAGAAAAAGGTGGCCCCATTACTGTTACTCATCCCGATATTACCCGATATTTTATGACCATACCTGAGGCTTGTCAGCTTGTGCTTGAAGCCGGGGCTATGGGCAGAGGCGG carries:
- a CDS encoding gliding motility-associated C-terminal domain-containing protein gives rise to the protein MRQTSVDRTIILRLYLSFILLIGLYVSAYSQQYFTQNKGQWNSEVLFKKQANGAVLYLKPQSISVLLYNDQQWSELVSHPKHNERKLFKNNTNSNTVDYHHYIMYFENSNNVVPQGEQPSSYVINYFLGNDSTKWASGVRDFGFVRYENLYDNIDLLVYGHGTSLKYDFVLKAGADISQIKIRYDYVDNLDLQGDSLIIKTSLGSFSEKIPISFIEENDYRTEVSVRFTLSENTVQFVSETTPTLNQTMIIDPQVVFATYAGNSVDNFGFTATYDEQGNLYSGGIATAPDFSFNKNGYYPTTVGAFSTTYSGGDEQGIYSFKCDITLNKYSNDGKKLISATYLGGESNEYPHSIVVDKNNELVVFGTTFSDAFPVSANAFQKNNKGLSDLIITRFTADFSNLVGSTYLGGDSKDGLNEEPVLNYFYADNFRGEVQIDKTGNICVSSSTYSDNFPTVSAFQSKIAGRQDGVFVQLKSDLSQLFWSTYLGGNSGDALYSVDFDTAGIIYLSGGTKSSDLTNSTAGIGTKFNGGVCDGFIAMLNPSTKALIKTAYWGTNSYDQIFHLEIDYENKIYVVGQSQGNMPIVGNVYNNPSSGQFISKFDDQLNNLELSTVFGSGNGAIDITINAFLVDECRKIFISGWGGETSQKSFSSTSKLTITPDAYQKTTDGSDFYLVVFSKQAKHLLYATWFGGYKTHDHVDGGTSRFDKKGVIYQSVCASCPMDNFTHAISDFPTTKGAYAEKNVSPRCSNAAFKIAFGNLNRPPYLSNQLFHVKALDTLNFLYSITDVDEDSIFVTLSPDAKTASQLINFKAQSKALEKWQQNIAFTAACGSIGDTLSIKVYAIDQGCPGVLDSSATIKIVVDPPPILDPPQTICLNFVGDDAIIIEWDSISFSKYYQSTTLYRIDPSGKTTKLTTANNIAGGKYQDNNLIKPKQNEYRYFLVVTNKCNVDGPSSYEVSTTKEFLFPIETTYIKTATVTDDDHIQVVWLQTTEADFGYYEILRKRNGDNQAFEYFASTFNREDTFFIDNQANVNEQSYCYVIVVHDKCGHFSKQSNEGCTIVLEGVSVPFKHTIWWNDYTDWPNDVNDYSISRCVDTGQLALYDLVDGTTTTLVDTTWDYCWGGYWYRVTAYENGGLGAESQSNRIYLVQPPLLHVPNAFTPNGDNLNETWGIVPVFVKEYEIEVFNRWGERVYSSENVKEDWAGFYKDLQPGQTVYIYKIRYTGWDRSVHHRTGTVTVIK
- a CDS encoding polysaccharide biosynthesis protein, coding for MTVQLIKKLSNHHIPRWVVLSIDMILVSCSFLVSFGIIHNLKLESFTYKQLAAPFALTLILRASAIMLTKSYKGIIRYTSIQDASRIFIAMIVSSLAFIAIRQYFLYVQGVFILERSIIVMDFFISLVALISMRVFYKVAFKRITQQNSTNIRNVIIYGAGHTGLMAKRTIESTQNSNLKVVAFLDDDRKLSDKSAEGIPIFFFNKKFDYVLEKYKPKEIIIAVPNIQSQRKKKVIELGLKHDLVIKNVPPIENWINGEFTFKQIKNVSVDDLLGREPINLENKNIKSEISGKVVLVTGAAGSIGSELAKQCKAYNPKYLILLDQAETPLYEIEYQLASKNVEVVIGDVSNEGRMQRVFEAFKPDVVFHAAAYKHVPLMEDNPYEALNTNVFGTRLMANLAVKYGVEKFVLVSTDKAVNPTNIMGASKRTAEIYVQSLNNLLELKDDHHTKFITTRFGNVLGSNGSVIPRFKEQIEKGGPITVTHPDITRYFMTIPEACQLVLEAGAMGRGGEIYIFDMGESVKIIDLAKKMIKLSGFEEGRDIEIVYTGLRPGEKLTEELLNDREMTIGTHHPKIMVAKVQEHNFNEVEELIESLYLQKDRITNKLIVSAMKQLIPEYISNNSIYEELDKKASLKN